Part of the Novosphingobium sp. ZN18A2 genome, GTCCGCCGCGTTCGCCGCTTCCCCCGATGTTTCGCAGCGCGCCAGCGCACGCCACTCGCCGGCCGCCGCTGCCGCATAGAGATGGACGGCGGCGCGCAATCCCCGGCCGCTTTCGCCCGCCTTGCGCAGCAGGATTTCCAGCCCCCGGATTGCATCGGCTTCGCGCAGCACGGCGTTGCGCGCCTGTGTATGGGCGCTCCACGTGTCGTTCGCCAGGAAGGCCAGCGTCAGGCCGAACAGAACGCCCAGTATGTTGAGGAACGGGGACGCGATCTGCTGCATGGCAGGGACGAGGCCGGTCCATGCAGGCAGGGTCATCGCCCACGCCAGCACCACGATGGCCCCGGCCGTTCCCGCAACGGCGATGGCGCCATAGGCATAGTGATCGAATCGGTTCCAGGTGCTGCGCACGCTCATCGGTATCCCCCAATTGCCCGGCCCGGTTACCGGCAGGCCGGGCTTCGCGCTCCCGCATCGGCCATGCCAGCAAGCGCCGCGCGGTTCAATTTCGCAGCGTCCAAAGCGCCACGGGAATATACCCGGATCGGTTTGTATTTGCGCGGCCGGTCGTTTTAACCGGCGCGATCCAGTTCCGCGTCCAGCAGTTCATGCACGCGCGCCTCTCCGGGGAAGCCTTCGGCCACCCAGCGGTCTTCCACCGCGCGCAGGATGCGGGCGACTTCGGGGCCTTTGCCCACGCCGCGCGCGACGATCTCTCCGCCCTTCAGCGGCAGGCGGGGGATTTCCCAGCCGTCCAGCGGCGTTATCGGCGCGCCGGCCAGCAGCAGCCGGTCGATCGCCTGTTCGCGCCCCAGCCGGTAGGCGAGAGCGCGGGCATCCTCCGGCCCGTCCACCCGCGCGGCGGCGGATGCCAGGCGCTTTCTCTGCGCGGTCGAAAGACGAAGCCGCGATGCGACGTCGCTTGCCACTTGCGGCTGCGGGGGCAGTAGCGCGGCAAAGCGGCGGATCGGATCGGGCGCAACCTGCTGGCGGCCTTCGCGGGCAACCAGTTCGGAAAGCGCGGCAATGCCCTTTGCATCGACTTCGGGCAGAACTTCGCGCAGCACGCCAAGGTCGGCCATGCGCGCCACGGTGGGCGCGGGATCGGGCAGCGAGAGCAGGTTGACCAGTTCCCACGCCACGCGTTCGCGCGATAAGCCCTTCATGCCGGGGGCCAGTTCGGCCACCGCCTGTTCCGCCCCGGTATCCGCCGGCAAGGAACCGAAGCGCGCCTGAAAGCGGAAATAGCGCAGGATGCGCAGGTAATCCTCGCGGATGCGCTGGCGCGCATCGCCGATGAAGCGAACGTGGTGCGCCTCCAGGTCGGCCAGCCCGCCGAACCAGTCGAAAACCTCAAGCGTGCGCGGATCGGCATAGAGCGCGTTGATCGTGAAATCGCGCCGCGCGGCGTCTTCTTCCCACGCGGTCGAAAACGCGATTGTCGCGTGCCGCCCGTCGGTGGAGACATCGCGCCGCAGCGTGGTGATCTCAACGTTTCCGCTGTCCAGCAGGGCGGTAACCGTGCCGTGCGCCAGCCCGGTCGGCACAGTGCGGATGCCTGCCCCCTTCAGCCGCGCGATCACCTCTTGCGGTTCGTGCTTCGTCGCAATGTCTATGTCCGCAACCGCGATGCCCAGCAGCGTGTCGCGCACCGCGCCACCCACGTGGCGCGCGCTGTCGCCTTCGGGATCGAGCGCGTCGACCAG contains:
- a CDS encoding CCA tRNA nucleotidyltransferase — encoded protein: MALLPEADWTRRADLLALVDALDPEGDSARHVGGAVRDTLLGIAVADIDIATKHEPQEVIARLKGAGIRTVPTGLAHGTVTALLDSGNVEITTLRRDVSTDGRHATIAFSTAWEEDAARRDFTINALYADPRTLEVFDWFGGLADLEAHHVRFIGDARQRIREDYLRILRYFRFQARFGSLPADTGAEQAVAELAPGMKGLSRERVAWELVNLLSLPDPAPTVARMADLGVLREVLPEVDAKGIAALSELVAREGRQQVAPDPIRRFAALLPPQPQVASDVASRLRLSTAQRKRLASAAARVDGPEDARALAYRLGREQAIDRLLLAGAPITPLDGWEIPRLPLKGGEIVARGVGKGPEVARILRAVEDRWVAEGFPGEARVHELLDAELDRAG